The proteins below are encoded in one region of Sphingobacterium sp. R2:
- a CDS encoding sensor histidine kinase KdpD, which translates to MKKNSIVLIIGLMSLALIGVLAMQFYFLRDSYRQKSQLFDESVNAAITAVAGKLERREVVDFAKVQQERNLEKSKQEQAKQRLLAEQLEIQYRIEELKNKQHTIFSNFKEQEDQLRALYPNVIEIKNSFYETYIKRPEYQKYIKFSVSNELTDDNLVQAFIMLNASKVDDQVSGKDDSTRFVIPLLDGLVDQQTKFRVATLPPREDAKLTKTIADLEKRLDVLNKKNSWSGFNVYDSVAMLGGKKADYIEDVAIGMELAKRPLKDRLNIIIVQELIKEELAQRDIRAPFNIEIWSTNNILLNNILNEAALKNPSNTTRYSTALFKGDIGAAPGKLTIYFPDKKAIIADNMGYLLLPMLALLFLLVGCFAYTLIIIFRQKKVSEMKTDFINNMTHEFKTPVATIMIASESLKDPDINADHKRVQKLANIIYDENVRLGNHIERVLDLARLEKETLKLDQVDVHINDLVSAVTDSMQLRMQNIGGKFTIDLAATKDIVVGDELHFSNVFYNLLDNAIKYNKGDLHVNIQSKNVGDSIVVTIADNGIGMSRDHLQKIFDQFYRIPTGNVHNVKGFGLGLSYVQDILRRLNGKITVKSEKDKGTTFEVILPTKK; encoded by the coding sequence ATGAAGAAAAATAGCATTGTATTGATCATTGGACTGATGTCATTGGCCCTTATCGGCGTTTTGGCTATGCAATTCTATTTTTTAAGAGATTCTTATCGTCAAAAATCTCAATTGTTTGATGAATCTGTCAATGCTGCGATAACAGCTGTTGCAGGAAAGTTAGAGCGGCGAGAAGTTGTTGACTTCGCTAAAGTTCAACAAGAACGAAATCTTGAAAAATCCAAACAAGAACAGGCAAAACAACGCCTTTTGGCCGAGCAACTCGAAATACAATATAGAATTGAAGAGCTAAAGAACAAGCAGCATACTATTTTCTCCAACTTCAAAGAGCAAGAAGATCAATTACGTGCGTTATATCCTAATGTTATTGAAATAAAAAATTCATTTTACGAGACATATATTAAAAGACCAGAGTACCAGAAATACATCAAATTTTCTGTTTCAAATGAGCTTACCGATGACAATCTCGTACAAGCCTTTATCATGCTCAACGCATCAAAGGTAGATGATCAGGTGAGCGGAAAAGATGATAGTACGCGCTTTGTTATTCCCTTACTGGATGGCCTGGTTGATCAGCAAACCAAATTCAGGGTAGCCACCTTACCCCCAAGAGAGGATGCAAAACTTACAAAAACGATCGCTGATTTAGAAAAAAGACTGGATGTGCTTAATAAAAAGAACTCCTGGTCGGGGTTTAACGTTTACGATTCTGTTGCCATGTTGGGGGGCAAAAAGGCTGACTATATCGAAGATGTCGCTATTGGAATGGAATTGGCTAAACGCCCATTGAAAGATAGGTTAAATATTATCATCGTTCAAGAGCTTATCAAGGAGGAATTGGCTCAACGCGACATCAGAGCGCCATTTAATATCGAAATATGGAGCACAAACAATATTTTACTTAATAATATCCTTAACGAAGCGGCATTAAAGAATCCTTCAAATACAACACGGTACTCCACTGCTCTCTTTAAAGGCGACATTGGTGCTGCGCCGGGAAAATTAACGATTTATTTTCCAGACAAAAAGGCGATTATTGCAGATAACATGGGTTATCTCCTTTTGCCTATGCTTGCACTACTTTTTTTATTAGTAGGGTGTTTTGCATACACGTTGATTATCATCTTTAGACAAAAGAAAGTTTCGGAGATGAAAACAGATTTTATCAACAACATGACACATGAGTTTAAGACGCCAGTTGCGACTATCATGATTGCTAGTGAATCGCTTAAGGACCCCGATATCAATGCCGACCATAAACGCGTTCAAAAATTGGCCAATATCATTTACGACGAGAATGTTAGATTAGGAAATCACATTGAACGTGTACTTGATTTAGCTCGACTAGAAAAAGAAACCTTAAAATTAGATCAGGTAGATGTTCATATTAACGATCTTGTTTCTGCGGTTACAGACAGTATGCAGCTCAGAATGCAGAATATTGGCGGAAAATTTACTATTGATCTGGCAGCCACTAAAGATATCGTCGTTGGCGACGAACTGCATTTCTCAAACGTATTTTATAACCTATTGGATAATGCAATTAAATACAACAAAGGTGATCTACATGTGAATATACAATCAAAAAACGTCGGTGATAGTATTGTGGTCACTATAGCTGACAATGGTATCGGTATGAGCCGAGATCACCTTCAAAAGATTTTTGACCAGTTTTACCGCATACCTACGGGGAATGTCCACAATGTAAAAGGATTTGGTCTCGGTCTAAGTTATGTACAAGATATTCTGAGGAGACTGAATGGAAAAATTACGGTTAAAAGCGAAAAAGATAAGGGCACGACCTTTGAGGTAATATTGCCTACAAAAAAATAA
- the pyk gene encoding pyruvate kinase yields the protein MEKVQKRTKIVATLGPASADKQVLTSMIAKGVDVCRLNFSHGSQADHLKVIETINAINNETGFNVAILADLQGPKIRIGKMKEGGAVLVNGSKVEITTQELIGDENRIYITYENFPNDVEANEIILLDDGKLQLRVLETNHKDTVTCEVVHGGVLTSRKGVNLPNTKVSIPSLTEEDLDNLNFALDHGADWIAMSFVRSAEDIAQCKKIIAAKGSHARIIAKIEKPEAIENIDAIIEATDAVMVARGDLGVELPMEEVPGLQKIIVQKCRDLSKPVIIATQMLESMITTPRPTRAEVNDVANSVLDGADAVMLSGETSVGEFPEIVIETMSKIIIHVEQTSYPYYNEKVSEIHDGTLIPDAICASSVYLAQKTNASAIAVLTSSGATAFEITSYRPNVDILVFTGTQKLLKQLSLLWGVKTFIYDKFESTDGSIHDVNKFIVKNNYVKPGSIIINTASTPLIEKGKTNTIRVSQL from the coding sequence ATGGAAAAAGTTCAAAAAAGGACTAAAATTGTCGCAACATTAGGCCCTGCTTCGGCAGACAAACAAGTTTTGACCAGCATGATTGCCAAAGGGGTTGATGTGTGTCGGTTGAATTTCTCTCATGGCAGCCAGGCAGATCACCTTAAGGTAATCGAAACTATAAATGCAATAAATAATGAAACAGGATTCAATGTTGCCATCTTAGCTGATTTACAAGGTCCGAAAATTCGGATCGGAAAAATGAAAGAAGGTGGCGCTGTTCTGGTTAACGGTTCAAAAGTTGAAATCACCACACAAGAACTTATCGGAGACGAAAACAGAATTTACATCACATACGAAAACTTTCCAAACGATGTTGAAGCCAACGAAATCATTTTACTTGACGACGGAAAACTTCAACTTCGTGTTTTAGAGACTAATCATAAAGATACAGTTACTTGTGAAGTCGTACACGGTGGTGTCCTTACTTCACGTAAAGGTGTTAATTTACCGAATACAAAAGTATCTATTCCTTCATTGACAGAGGAAGATTTAGATAACCTGAACTTTGCTTTGGACCATGGCGCTGACTGGATAGCTATGTCATTCGTACGCTCTGCTGAAGACATCGCGCAATGTAAAAAAATCATAGCGGCAAAAGGAAGTCATGCGCGCATAATCGCAAAAATTGAAAAGCCTGAAGCGATCGAAAATATTGATGCAATTATCGAAGCAACAGATGCTGTTATGGTTGCTCGTGGAGATTTGGGTGTTGAGCTTCCCATGGAAGAGGTACCAGGACTTCAAAAGATCATCGTACAGAAATGTAGAGATCTTTCAAAACCTGTAATCATTGCAACGCAGATGTTGGAAAGCATGATCACTACACCTCGTCCTACACGCGCTGAAGTAAATGACGTCGCAAACTCTGTATTAGACGGGGCTGACGCAGTTATGTTAAGTGGAGAAACATCTGTAGGTGAATTCCCTGAAATTGTGATCGAAACAATGAGTAAAATCATTATTCACGTGGAACAAACTTCTTATCCTTATTATAATGAGAAAGTTAGTGAAATCCACGATGGCACACTAATTCCTGATGCTATCTGTGCTTCCTCCGTCTATCTCGCTCAAAAAACAAATGCCTCAGCAATTGCTGTTTTGACCTCGTCTGGAGCAACAGCGTTTGAAATTACTAGCTATAGACCAAATGTAGATATCTTAGTTTTCACAGGAACACAAAAACTTTTGAAACAATTAAGCCTGCTTTGGGGTGTAAAAACCTTTATCTATGACAAGTTCGAAAGCACAGATGGTTCTATCCATGATGTTAACAAGTTTATTGTAAAAAACAACTATGTTAAACCAGGTTCAATTATCATCAATACGGCTTCTACTCCGTTAATTGAAAAAGGTAAAACAAATACTATCCGTGTTTCTCAGTTATAG
- a CDS encoding IPExxxVDY family protein codes for MDMEEELDFTLLAITCPLKDYRLCHFINKETNLNFSRGKESKYDHDGRQKNKSEEELEYHIVFDPKKKNNYHFTAYHYIVPDADTEYFLINNKSIEGTYLIPENPHFDFFIIIKNFICEEDVEHMIKRISKLPEVVIAKEISPKILKSKENLIF; via the coding sequence ATGGACATGGAAGAAGAGTTGGATTTCACCCTACTCGCCATCACCTGCCCGTTGAAAGATTACCGACTCTGTCACTTCATCAACAAGGAGACTAACCTCAATTTTTCCAGAGGAAAGGAAAGCAAATATGATCATGATGGACGACAAAAAAATAAATCCGAAGAGGAGCTAGAATATCATATTGTCTTTGACCCAAAGAAAAAAAATAACTACCACTTCACTGCTTATCATTACATTGTACCCGACGCTGACACAGAATATTTCCTGATCAACAATAAGAGCATCGAAGGAACTTATTTAATTCCTGAAAACCCGCACTTTGATTTTTTTATCATTATCAAAAACTTCATCTGCGAAGAAGATGTAGAGCATATGATCAAAAGGATCAGCAAATTACCCGAAGTGGTCATCGCAAAAGAAATATCACCAAAAATATTGAAATCTAAAGAAAATCTCATATTTTAG
- a CDS encoding acyl carrier protein produces the protein MSDIASRVKAIIVEKLGVDENEVTPEASFTNDLGADSLDTVELIMEFEKEFNVAIPDDQAETIGTVGQAIAYLEKNVN, from the coding sequence ATGTCAGATATCGCTTCAAGAGTAAAAGCAATTATCGTTGAAAAATTAGGTGTTGACGAAAACGAAGTAACGCCAGAAGCTTCATTCACTAATGATTTAGGTGCTGATTCACTTGACACTGTTGAGTTGATCATGGAGTTTGAAAAAGAATTCAACGTTGCTATTCCTGATGATCAAGCAGAAACTATTGGTACTGTTGGTCAAGCAATCGCTTATTTAGAAAAAAACGTTAACTAA
- the fabF gene encoding beta-ketoacyl-ACP synthase II: MELKRVVVTGLGALTPIGNTVSAYWEALINGVSGAAPITHFDASKFKTQFACEVKGFDPHDFMDRKEARKVDPFVQYAIASTDEAIKDAGLDFEKLDTNRIGVIWGSGIGGLTTFTEEVANFAKGDGTPRFNPFFIPKMLVDIAPGHISMRHGLRGPNFSAVSACASATNAMIDAFNYIRMGKADVIVTGGSEATVNEAGIGGFNAMHALSTRNDDPKTASRPFDKDRDGFVSGEGSGALILESLEHALARGAKIYAEIAGGGMSADAHHITASHPEGLGAKLAMTMAVNDAEMDFSDIDYINVHGTSTPVGDISETKAIVDLFGEHAYKLNISSTKSMTGHLLGAAGAIEAIASILAVQNDIVPPTINHFTDDPEIDNKLNFTFNKAQKRTVNAALSNTFGFGGHNATVIVKKYKA, translated from the coding sequence ATGGAGCTTAAAAGAGTAGTAGTAACAGGATTAGGCGCCCTTACACCAATTGGTAATACCGTCTCAGCTTACTGGGAGGCTTTAATAAATGGTGTAAGCGGGGCCGCTCCTATTACGCATTTTGATGCGTCAAAATTCAAAACTCAGTTTGCGTGTGAGGTAAAGGGGTTTGATCCACATGATTTTATGGATCGTAAGGAAGCTCGTAAAGTCGATCCTTTTGTACAGTATGCAATTGCATCAACCGATGAGGCAATTAAAGATGCTGGCTTAGATTTTGAAAAACTTGATACCAACCGTATCGGGGTAATTTGGGGTTCAGGAATTGGGGGCTTAACAACCTTTACTGAAGAAGTTGCAAATTTTGCAAAAGGAGATGGAACCCCGCGTTTCAATCCTTTCTTCATTCCTAAGATGCTCGTTGATATTGCTCCAGGACATATTTCTATGCGTCATGGCCTTCGTGGTCCTAACTTTTCTGCAGTATCGGCTTGTGCGTCAGCTACCAATGCAATGATAGATGCTTTCAATTATATTCGTATGGGGAAAGCTGATGTGATTGTTACGGGTGGTTCAGAGGCAACAGTTAATGAAGCTGGAATTGGTGGATTTAATGCAATGCACGCTTTGTCAACTCGGAATGACGATCCAAAAACAGCTTCGCGTCCTTTTGATAAAGATAGAGATGGTTTTGTTTCTGGTGAGGGTTCAGGTGCTTTGATTTTAGAAAGCTTAGAGCATGCTTTGGCACGTGGAGCAAAAATCTATGCAGAGATTGCTGGTGGTGGAATGAGTGCCGATGCACATCATATCACGGCCTCGCATCCTGAAGGTTTGGGTGCTAAACTAGCCATGACAATGGCAGTCAACGATGCAGAGATGGATTTTTCAGATATTGATTATATCAATGTTCACGGAACCTCTACCCCTGTTGGCGATATTAGTGAAACTAAGGCTATTGTCGACTTGTTCGGTGAGCACGCATATAAACTGAATATCAGTTCAACGAAATCGATGACTGGGCACCTTCTCGGAGCTGCAGGAGCGATAGAAGCTATTGCCTCTATTCTGGCTGTCCAAAATGATATTGTCCCACCGACAATCAATCACTTTACGGATGATCCAGAAATTGATAATAAATTGAATTTTACATTCAATAAAGCGCAGAAACGAACTGTTAACGCAGCATTGAGTAACACATTTGGTTTCGGAGGGCATAATGCTACCGTTATTGTGAAAAAATATAAAGCTTAA
- the rnc gene encoding ribonuclease III has protein sequence MPFARIYKLYISPEREYVRKLKNLLGFVPGNVHLYKMAFRHKSVAITIKEGAKNSNERLEFLGDAVLGSVVAELLFKKYPYKDEGFLTEMRSKIVSRANLNQLSRKLGFNELIQFDARMISFPNKQGSLLGDAFEALIGAVYLDKGYVFTKNFLLNRIIKPHVDILLLEQTETNFKSRLIEWCQHTGKEIVFQQTDNPQGESSKMFSIEAVVDGVVCGLGRDFNKKSAEKSAAEKACEFLKILEVE, from the coding sequence ATGCCTTTTGCTAGGATATATAAATTATATATTTCGCCGGAGCGGGAATACGTTAGAAAACTAAAAAACCTGCTTGGATTTGTTCCCGGAAATGTACACTTGTACAAAATGGCCTTCAGACATAAGTCTGTGGCTATTACAATTAAAGAGGGCGCAAAGAATAGCAACGAACGTTTGGAATTCTTAGGTGATGCTGTTTTGGGTTCGGTTGTCGCCGAATTGTTATTTAAGAAATATCCTTATAAAGATGAAGGTTTCTTGACTGAAATGCGCTCGAAGATTGTCAGTAGGGCAAATCTGAATCAGCTTTCCCGAAAATTAGGATTTAATGAACTGATTCAGTTTGATGCACGAATGATTAGTTTTCCTAATAAACAAGGGTCGTTACTGGGCGATGCTTTCGAGGCATTAATAGGAGCCGTTTATCTCGATAAAGGCTATGTTTTTACAAAAAACTTCCTGCTGAATAGAATCATTAAGCCTCATGTTGATATTCTTCTATTAGAACAGACTGAAACAAACTTTAAAAGTAGGTTGATTGAATGGTGTCAGCATACGGGCAAAGAGATTGTCTTTCAGCAAACAGACAATCCGCAGGGTGAATCTTCTAAAATGTTTAGTATTGAAGCCGTTGTTGATGGTGTCGTATGCGGACTAGGTCGCGATTTCAATAAAAAATCTGCAGAGAAATCAGCTGCGGAGAAAGCCTGTGAATTCCTTAAAATTCTAGAAGTAGAATAA
- the hisS gene encoding histidine--tRNA ligase: protein MAVVKPSLAKGTRDFSPSEMIKRNYIFDTLKTVFRKYGYSEIQTPSFENLTTLTGKYGDEGDKLIFKILNSGDYMAKAPDSLLQDKNSNKLIPHISEKALRYDLTVPFARYVVMHQNDIALPFKRFQVQPVWRADRPQRGRYREFYQCDVDVVGSESLLNEAEFILIYQEAFERFGLKDFAIKINNRKILSGIAEIIGKPELIVDMTVAIDKLDKIGLDGVNKELLERGFTEADLAILKPIILLEGSNEEKISSLKMILATSAVGLNGIAEIEEVFDYVGKLGAEEKLLNQIIDLDITLARGLNYYTGCIFEVKTNEVAMGSIGGGGRYDDLTGMFGLKGLTGVGVSFGADRIYDVLEELNLFPTGKAETTKLLIINFDKQLEVYTLRLLNKLRQENIASELYATPVKLKKQMGYADGKGIPYVLLVGEEEAASGQLSLKDMESGEQIKVTESELIQKLR, encoded by the coding sequence ATGGCAGTAGTAAAACCTTCTTTGGCAAAAGGAACGCGTGATTTTTCGCCTTCCGAAATGATCAAACGCAACTATATTTTCGATACACTGAAAACGGTATTCAGAAAATATGGCTATAGTGAAATACAAACCCCTTCATTTGAAAATTTAACCACGCTTACCGGTAAATATGGCGATGAGGGTGATAAGCTGATCTTTAAGATTCTTAATTCGGGTGATTACATGGCAAAAGCGCCAGACAGCCTGCTTCAAGATAAAAATTCCAATAAACTCATTCCACATATTTCAGAGAAAGCGCTAAGATATGACCTTACTGTGCCTTTCGCACGTTACGTCGTAATGCACCAGAATGATATTGCTTTACCATTTAAGCGTTTTCAAGTACAACCCGTATGGCGTGCTGATCGTCCGCAGCGCGGAAGATATCGTGAGTTTTATCAATGTGATGTGGATGTGGTTGGATCTGAAAGTTTACTGAATGAAGCGGAGTTCATTCTGATTTATCAAGAGGCCTTCGAGCGTTTTGGACTGAAAGATTTTGCGATTAAAATCAACAACCGGAAAATTCTCTCAGGTATTGCCGAAATTATCGGAAAGCCGGAGTTGATTGTCGATATGACGGTAGCGATCGACAAATTGGATAAAATCGGCTTGGATGGTGTCAACAAAGAATTGCTTGAGCGAGGCTTTACTGAAGCGGATCTTGCTATTTTGAAACCTATCATTTTATTGGAAGGCTCGAATGAAGAGAAAATTTCTTCCTTAAAAATGATTTTAGCCACTTCTGCTGTCGGTTTGAATGGTATTGCGGAGATTGAGGAAGTGTTTGACTATGTTGGCAAATTAGGTGCAGAAGAAAAATTGCTGAATCAAATCATAGACTTGGACATAACATTGGCTCGTGGTCTAAATTATTACACGGGCTGTATTTTTGAGGTCAAGACCAATGAGGTTGCGATGGGAAGCATCGGTGGCGGCGGTCGTTACGATGATCTCACAGGGATGTTTGGACTGAAGGGGTTGACCGGAGTTGGAGTTTCTTTTGGTGCTGACCGAATTTATGATGTACTCGAAGAATTGAATCTTTTTCCAACTGGTAAAGCCGAAACCACAAAACTTCTTATTATTAATTTTGATAAGCAACTCGAAGTGTATACACTTCGCTTACTAAACAAACTTCGTCAAGAAAATATTGCTTCGGAACTTTATGCTACTCCTGTCAAATTGAAAAAGCAAATGGGGTATGCGGATGGAAAAGGAATTCCCTATGTGTTATTGGTAGGGGAAGAAGAGGCTGCTTCGGGGCAATTGTCTTTAAAAGACATGGAAAGTGGTGAGCAAATAAAGGTTACTGAAAGTGAGCTGATCCAAAAACTTCGATAA
- the pdhA gene encoding pyruvate dehydrogenase (acetyl-transferring) E1 component subunit alpha translates to MSSTPITKETYLEWYKSMLLMRKFEEKAGQLYGQQKIRGFCHLYIGQEAVVAGTMSVIKPEDSLITAYRDHAHALAKGVSANACMAELYGKITGCSKGKGGSMHFFSKEHKFMGGHGIVGGQIPLGAGIAFAEKYLGTDNVNICYMGDGAVRQGAFNETLNMAMLWKLPVIFVCENNGYAMGTSVQRTTNMQDIYKMGLGFDMPSAPVDGMDVVAVHNAMDEAVQRARAGEGPTFLEIRTYRYKGHSMSDPAKYRTKEELEAYKDRDPLLSTKHAILENNYADDAWFAEVEADVKKVVEESVKFAEESPYPTADELYKDVYVQQDYPFILD, encoded by the coding sequence ATGAGTTCAACACCTATAACAAAAGAGACATATTTGGAGTGGTATAAGTCAATGTTACTTATGCGTAAGTTTGAAGAAAAAGCAGGTCAACTTTACGGACAGCAAAAGATTCGTGGTTTCTGTCACTTGTACATAGGACAAGAAGCAGTTGTCGCTGGAACGATGTCGGTTATTAAACCTGAAGATTCTTTAATCACTGCTTATCGTGATCACGCCCACGCTTTGGCTAAAGGCGTTTCTGCCAATGCTTGTATGGCTGAATTATATGGAAAGATCACAGGTTGTTCCAAAGGTAAAGGAGGCTCCATGCACTTCTTCTCCAAAGAGCATAAATTCATGGGTGGCCATGGTATTGTTGGTGGTCAGATTCCTTTAGGTGCTGGTATTGCCTTTGCTGAAAAATATCTCGGTACAGATAATGTAAACATCTGTTATATGGGCGACGGAGCTGTACGTCAAGGTGCATTCAACGAAACATTGAACATGGCGATGTTGTGGAAATTGCCTGTTATTTTTGTTTGTGAAAACAATGGTTATGCCATGGGTACGTCTGTCCAACGTACAACTAATATGCAGGATATTTACAAAATGGGCTTGGGCTTTGATATGCCTTCAGCTCCAGTAGATGGAATGGATGTTGTTGCTGTACACAACGCGATGGATGAGGCTGTTCAACGTGCTCGTGCGGGCGAAGGACCTACATTCTTGGAAATTCGTACTTATCGTTACAAAGGACACTCGATGTCTGATCCAGCGAAGTATCGTACTAAAGAAGAGCTAGAAGCTTATAAAGACCGTGATCCATTGTTGTCGACCAAACATGCTATCTTAGAAAACAACTATGCTGATGACGCTTGGTTTGCTGAAGTAGAAGCTGATGTGAAAAAAGTAGTTGAGGAATCAGTTAAATTTGCAGAGGAATCTCCTTATCCAACTGCAGATGAATTGTACAAAGATGTCTATGTACAACAAGACTATCCATTTATTTTAGATTAA
- a CDS encoding 2-oxo acid dehydrogenase subunit E2: MAEVVRMPKMSDTMTEGVIAKWHKKVGDKVNSGDLVAEIETDKATMDFESYQEGTLLYIGPKEGEAVAIDAVIAVLGEPGEDFQALLSGDAPEAEKAPEKTEDKKEEVSTPQSSASTVTPEELGCTVITMPLLSDTMKEGVIAQWNFKVGDTIKSDDAIADVETDKATMEVTAYADGTLLYVGLEAGEAAKVNDIIAIVGPAGTDITPLLNQKSDAPKAETTETPKADATSTASSPAAPAAVSNDDSRVKASPLARKIAQEKGINLSDIKGSADGGRIVKKDVESFVPAAAQPVETKSAAAPAEAKAITLPTYVGEERYTEKPVNQMRKTIARRLAESLFTAPHFYLTVSIDMDNAMAARAQINEVAPVKVSFNDIVVKAVAVALKKHPAVNSSWQGDKIRFNEHTNIGVAMAVEDGLLVPVVRFADGKSLSHISAEVKDFAQKAKAKKLQPADWEGSTFTVSNLGMFGIDEFTSIINSPDGAILSVGAIQAVPVVKNGAVVPGNVMKVTLGCDHRVVDGATGAAFLQTLKSLVENPVRLLA; the protein is encoded by the coding sequence ATGGCTGAAGTAGTAAGAATGCCGAAAATGAGCGATACGATGACCGAAGGGGTTATCGCTAAATGGCACAAAAAAGTTGGTGATAAAGTGAATTCTGGCGATTTAGTAGCGGAGATCGAAACGGACAAAGCTACTATGGACTTTGAGTCTTACCAAGAAGGAACTCTTTTATATATTGGTCCCAAAGAAGGCGAAGCAGTAGCTATTGACGCTGTTATTGCAGTTTTGGGCGAACCAGGAGAAGATTTTCAAGCGCTGTTGAGCGGAGATGCTCCTGAAGCTGAGAAAGCACCAGAAAAGACTGAAGACAAAAAAGAAGAAGTTTCTACTCCACAATCTTCAGCGAGTACAGTTACCCCCGAAGAATTAGGGTGTACTGTGATCACAATGCCGTTGTTGAGTGATACCATGAAAGAAGGTGTGATCGCGCAATGGAACTTTAAAGTTGGTGATACTATTAAATCTGACGATGCCATTGCAGATGTAGAAACGGATAAAGCTACGATGGAAGTTACTGCCTATGCTGACGGTACCTTGTTATATGTAGGTCTTGAAGCTGGAGAAGCTGCAAAGGTTAACGACATCATAGCAATCGTTGGTCCTGCTGGAACTGACATTACTCCGTTGTTGAATCAAAAATCTGATGCGCCAAAGGCGGAAACGACTGAAACTCCTAAAGCTGATGCTACTTCAACTGCATCATCTCCTGCGGCTCCTGCGGCCGTTAGCAACGATGATTCTCGTGTGAAAGCTTCGCCTTTAGCACGTAAAATTGCGCAAGAAAAGGGGATCAACTTAAGTGATATTAAGGGGTCTGCAGATGGTGGCCGTATTGTGAAGAAAGACGTTGAGTCTTTTGTTCCTGCAGCTGCACAACCTGTAGAGACAAAATCCGCAGCTGCTCCTGCAGAAGCAAAGGCGATTACTTTACCTACGTATGTGGGGGAAGAACGTTACACAGAAAAACCAGTTAACCAAATGCGTAAAACTATTGCGCGTCGTTTGGCTGAATCATTGTTTACCGCACCGCACTTCTATTTGACAGTATCTATAGACATGGATAATGCTATGGCTGCTCGTGCGCAGATCAATGAAGTTGCTCCAGTAAAAGTTTCTTTTAATGATATCGTTGTAAAAGCTGTAGCTGTTGCGTTGAAAAAACATCCAGCTGTAAACTCTTCGTGGCAAGGCGATAAAATCCGTTTCAATGAGCATACCAACATTGGTGTTGCAATGGCTGTTGAAGATGGTTTATTAGTTCCAGTTGTGCGTTTTGCAGATGGTAAATCATTATCGCATATCTCTGCCGAGGTGAAAGACTTCGCTCAAAAAGCAAAAGCTAAAAAACTGCAACCTGCGGATTGGGAAGGATCTACATTTACAGTTTCCAACCTGGGGATGTTCGGAATTGATGAATTTACTTCCATCATAAACTCTCCAGATGGTGCAATCCTTTCTGTTGGAGCGATTCAGGCTGTTCCTGTTGTCAAAAATGGCGCAGTAGTTCCAGGTAATGTAATGAAAGTGACATTAGGCTGTGATCACCGTGTGGTAGATGGCGCAACTGGAGCTGCATTTTTACAGACATTGAAATCTTTGGTTGAAAATCCAGTGAGATTGTTAGCATAG